One Clostridia bacterium genomic window, CCTTCTCGAACATCCAGCTAGCCATCTTCTGCAGTCGGTTCATACGATCATCAATCCTTCGCTTTCGTGCGTGGGTTGCGGTTGCAGCACGATCGTGCGGCGCCGCGCCATGAACAGCGCGACCGGGCCGTCGATCTTGTTCTCCGGCTGTTCCTTCTCCGGCATAATGTCTTCGCGCTGGTTGGTGCGGCAGACGACGTTCGACATCATCCAGTCGAATACCGCGTCGCCGTCGTAGTGGAGGCAGCCGTCAAATACGTCGGCTTCAACTTCCTTCATTGCCGGCGAAAATGTTTTGGAGTTCTGCGCAGTCTCGACGAACTCTATTGATTCGTCCCACTCCGGCTCTTCCTGGATGAGGGTGATGAGCGCGATTGCCTGAGTCATGTCGAGCGGAATTTCACGAATGACAAACCGCTTCCGGTCCTCGATCAGGTCCCTTTTGATATGCCCGAAAGACGTGATATTTCCGGGCGTAACGGTGAGTAACCCTTGCTCGGCCCAGATTTTGTAGTTCTCGTTCGTGCTCTCTTGGACGGCCAGTTCGCTGACGTAGTGCTTCGCAAACATGTAGGTGTGCCGCTTCTCATCGATGAGGCGCTGGAACAGATACACCTTGGAAGCAATGTCCTTGCGGCTCGCCAGGTCGAGGCCGATGATGCATTCTTCGCTTTCGAAATCCTCAATTCGGAGAGTGGGATCCGCGCACGCCTTCCACTTCTCCATGTTCATCCAGCCGGCGCTCGCACCGTCCCAGATGTTCAAGTACTTGCGCTTGTACGCGTTCTGTTTATGTGCCGATGCGACGGCCGAGTCGCGCTGGTTTAATAGAAACGACGGCTCGACCGAGATTCCGTAATTCGGACAGGCCATTCGGAGAGCGTCTTCGCTCTTCCAGTCCATTCCCTTGTTGATGGTGTAGATAATTCCGAATACACGTTCGTTTACGACTTTGCCTGCCAGGATTCGCTCGAGGTCGCGCTGAATCAGATAACACGGACCGCTTGTGTTGCTACCGGCGCTAGAAATGATCACGCTCAACGGATTCTCGCGCGCCGCCATGCCTTGTTCCATCGTGTCGATCAGTTCGAAAGTGAGGTACTCATGGACCTCATCACCGATGAAACATGATGGTGAGTCGCCGTCCCCAGGCTTGGCGATGACAGCCTTTAATATCGAGCCGTCTTCTTCCTTCACCAGGTTGTGTGTGTTGACCTTGACGCCGAACGCACGGCAGAACTCCGGCGATCGCAATGCCATGGCGCGAGCGAATTTGAACCCCAGGCGCTTGGCCTGCTCTTCGCTCGTCGCTCCGAAGTACACCTCCGCCGCATATTCGCCGTCGGCAAATCCTTTCCCAAGGCCGATGCCGGCACTGAGGAAGGTCTTCCCCTGCTTGCGGGGAATGATCAAAATAACTTTGTGAAACCGGTAACGTGTCGGTTCTGCCTTCTCAACCCAACCGAAGGCGTTGACAACGAAGAAACATTGCCAGGGCTCGAGGACCAGGCGCTCTTTGCGCTTCGCCCATTTTCCTTTCACATGAGTGAAGGCCTCGAGCAGGCGGCAC contains:
- a CDS encoding terminase TerL endonuclease subunit, whose protein sequence is MPRPSKSRKQNPSSKSSQPPRGASEQKSTNELCPFPECGRPAEHEGEHKIGRDYVAIAKQYASDVIKGRIPACKQAIQACQRFENDLRRSKGKKFEFVLSDESAEYWCRLLEAFTHVKGKWAKRKERLVLEPWQCFFVVNAFGWVEKAEPTRYRFHKVILIIPRKQGKTFLSAGIGLGKGFADGEYAAEVYFGATSEEQAKRLGFKFARAMALRSPEFCRAFGVKVNTHNLVKEEDGSILKAVIAKPGDGDSPSCFIGDEVHEYLTFELIDTMEQGMAARENPLSVIISSAGSNTSGPCYLIQRDLERILAGKVVNERVFGIIYTINKGMDWKSEDALRMACPNYGISVEPSFLLNQRDSAVASAHKQNAYKRKYLNIWDGASAGWMNMEKWKACADPTLRIEDFESEECIIGLDLASRKDIASKVYLFQRLIDEKRHTYMFAKHYVSELAVQESTNENYKIWAEQGLLTVTPGNITSFGHIKRDLIEDRKRFVIREIPLDMTQAIALITLIQEEPEWDESIEFVETAQNSKTFSPAMKEVEADVFDGCLHYDGDAVFDWMMSNVVCRTNQREDIMPEKEQPENKIDGPVALFMARRRTIVLQPQPTHESEGLMIV